A region of Planococcus sp. MSAK28401 DNA encodes the following proteins:
- the galE gene encoding UDP-glucose 4-epimerase GalE, which produces MGILLCGGAGYIGSHTVKELTSKYDVVILDNLTTGHDFLLNNKANFEKGDLGDSVVLDRIFNKYKIDAVFHFAANSLVGESVQDPIKYYKNNVSATITLLDKMVEYGVDKFIFSSTAATYGIPDTNLITEDTATNPINPYGKSKLMIEDILSDISYACDLKYVVLRYFNAAGAHESAEIGESHDPETHLIPIVLQHLLGERKQISVFGTDYDTPDGTCVRDYIHVTDLANAHILAYEGLVNKEVANEVFNLGNGAGYSVKEIIEVCEKVSGRSAVIEYADRRPGDPATLVASSKKIEKKLGWKPQFDLEEIIESAWRWHSKKTN; this is translated from the coding sequence ATGGGAATTTTACTATGCGGCGGTGCAGGTTATATCGGTAGCCACACTGTTAAAGAATTAACAAGTAAATACGATGTAGTCATTTTAGATAATTTAACTACTGGTCATGATTTTTTGTTAAACAATAAAGCTAACTTTGAAAAAGGTGATTTAGGAGATTCAGTCGTGTTAGATCGCATCTTCAATAAATACAAGATTGACGCGGTATTCCATTTTGCGGCAAATAGCTTGGTTGGTGAATCTGTACAAGATCCTATAAAGTACTATAAGAATAATGTCAGTGCTACAATTACTCTTTTAGATAAAATGGTAGAATATGGAGTGGATAAATTCATTTTCTCGTCAACTGCTGCTACGTATGGTATTCCAGATACAAACCTGATTACAGAAGATACAGCTACCAATCCAATTAATCCTTATGGCAAATCAAAATTGATGATTGAAGATATTTTGTCTGATATTTCATATGCATGCGATTTAAAATATGTAGTTTTACGTTATTTTAATGCCGCTGGAGCCCATGAATCAGCAGAAATTGGAGAAAGTCATGATCCTGAAACGCATTTAATTCCCATTGTTCTGCAGCATTTGCTCGGTGAGCGCAAGCAAATTTCTGTATTTGGTACAGATTACGATACGCCAGACGGTACATGTGTAAGAGACTATATCCATGTCACTGACTTAGCTAATGCACATATCTTGGCCTATGAAGGTTTGGTTAACAAAGAAGTAGCCAATGAGGTATTTAATCTCGGGAACGGCGCGGGTTATTCCGTGAAAGAAATCATTGAAGTATGCGAAAAAGTATCTGGAAGATCAGCTGTCATCGAATACGCTGATCGCCGGCCAGGGGATCCTGCAACTCTAGTGGCATCTTCTAAGAAGATTGAAAAAAAGCTTGGCTGGAAACCTCAGTTTGATTTGGAAGAGATTATTGAGAGTGCTTGGAGATGGCATTCGAAAAAAACTAACTAG
- the glf gene encoding UDP-galactopyranose mutase yields MVVNKEKYDYLIVGAGLFGSVFAHEAKKRGKTSLVIDKREHIGGNVYTENVDEINVHKYGAHIFHTNNKEIWDYVNSFVEFNRYTNSPVANYNGEIYNLPFNMNTFNKLWGVITPGEAKEKIALQKKNAGIENPKNLEEQAISLVGTDIYEKLIKGYTEKQWGRPATELPDFIIKRLPVRFTYDNNYFNDKYQGIPVGGYTKIIEKMLEGIEVELEVDFFEQREFYEEKAEKIVFTGMIDEFYNFQFGELEYRSLTFNSEKLNIPNYQGNAVVNYTDRETPYTRIIEHKHFEFGNQEATIITREYPSEWSKGQEPYYPINDDKNSLLYKKYKALADVEKNVVFGGRLATYKYYDMHQVIAAALTQVEKEFKNNV; encoded by the coding sequence ATGGTTGTTAATAAAGAAAAATATGATTATTTAATAGTAGGGGCTGGACTGTTTGGGTCTGTGTTCGCACATGAAGCTAAAAAACGGGGTAAAACTAGTCTTGTAATTGATAAGAGAGAACATATTGGAGGAAATGTATATACTGAAAATGTTGATGAAATCAACGTACATAAATACGGAGCACATATTTTTCATACCAATAACAAAGAAATTTGGGATTATGTAAATAGCTTTGTGGAATTCAATAGATATACGAATTCTCCAGTTGCCAACTACAATGGTGAAATTTATAATTTACCTTTTAACATGAATACTTTTAATAAGTTATGGGGAGTAATTACTCCGGGTGAAGCGAAAGAGAAAATCGCCTTACAAAAGAAAAATGCGGGTATTGAAAACCCAAAAAATTTAGAAGAGCAAGCAATTTCTCTTGTTGGGACTGATATATATGAAAAGCTAATTAAAGGTTATACTGAAAAACAGTGGGGAAGACCAGCCACTGAGTTACCAGACTTTATTATCAAACGTTTGCCGGTTCGGTTCACATATGACAATAATTATTTTAATGACAAATATCAAGGTATCCCAGTTGGAGGATACACTAAAATAATCGAAAAAATGCTTGAGGGAATTGAAGTTGAATTAGAAGTTGACTTTTTTGAACAAAGAGAATTCTACGAAGAAAAGGCAGAAAAGATTGTATTTACTGGAATGATAGATGAATTTTACAATTTTCAATTTGGTGAATTGGAATATAGAAGTTTAACATTTAATAGTGAGAAGTTGAATATCCCCAATTATCAAGGGAATGCAGTAGTCAATTATACAGATCGAGAAACGCCATACACTAGAATTATTGAACATAAGCACTTTGAGTTTGGCAATCAAGAAGCCACAATAATAACTAGAGAATATCCGAGCGAATGGAGTAAGGGACAAGAACCCTACTACCCTATTAATGACGATAAAAACAGTTTGCTATATAAAAAGTACAAAGCACTCGCAGACGTAGAGAAAAACGTAGTGTTCGGTGGGAGATTAGCTACTTATAAATATTACGATATGCATCAGGTAATTGCTGCTGCTTTAACTCAAGTAGAAAAGGAATTCAAAAACAATGTCTGA
- a CDS encoding outer membrane protein assembly factor BamB family protein — protein MKMKLGVILLLFISTLNIQATPTEASSLGYQNNAIKSTVLNTTGESSFIGTNDARVKWIFETDEAGAGIEMSSPIVGAEGSVYVISGGGDRQLYSVNSDGTKEWSKPLSFNGDANYLFPVLNSTGNLYIKTTNAYEFRLDGLKRAVSDLGTPYWGSLAVGNDGTSYLGGSGVVHGLDADLKEKWTYTDYSDNKTPVLGHDGMLYVLAGSGQQEQLTALDANGKLKWAYKLAHDVSNSIPVVANDGTIYVTVRGAIYAIDPAGKLKWKKELPNTVGNSVPSVDEDGVVYFAYDNQLMALNSDGTEKWKFASKYAINTNQISRTVIDKDGVAYFTAGDQGNGILYAVSDKGTKKWHMDLAGVAGNTPAINADGTIYVSTSRGKLYAIGAPDKQEKVLKGILPSSQAMALKKGEKGILKAAAVFDNLSRENVTGLSSWESSDSSVVSISDKGVLKAGKEGVASVKVKYKGFEKTVIVTVKGMLVDSSDPFYGKEQASLDGQTAEALNYLNEMRRNLGLVEFRHDEKLRKAAQSHSNYKLLNGDGFLGAHDQEADGLGFTGYGPTERANYFGYVGSVD, from the coding sequence ATGAAAATGAAACTTGGTGTTATATTATTGTTATTTATCAGCACACTCAATATCCAGGCCACTCCAACAGAAGCAAGTAGTTTGGGCTATCAGAATAATGCTATAAAGTCGACGGTATTGAATACTACCGGGGAATCGTCTTTTATCGGCACTAATGATGCTAGAGTGAAATGGATTTTCGAAACTGATGAGGCAGGAGCTGGGATAGAGATGTCTTCCCCGATTGTTGGGGCAGAGGGCAGTGTATATGTAATTAGTGGGGGAGGAGATCGTCAATTATATTCTGTCAACTCAGATGGAACAAAAGAATGGTCAAAACCACTATCATTTAATGGAGACGCAAATTATCTATTTCCTGTGCTTAATTCCACGGGAAACTTGTATATAAAAACGACGAATGCATATGAATTTAGACTTGATGGATTGAAAAGAGCCGTTTCGGATTTAGGTACTCCTTACTGGGGCAGTTTGGCAGTCGGGAATGATGGTACTTCGTATTTAGGAGGGAGTGGCGTAGTTCACGGCTTGGATGCGGATCTGAAAGAAAAATGGACATACACGGACTACAGTGATAACAAGACTCCAGTGCTAGGGCATGATGGCATGCTTTATGTTCTGGCAGGAAGCGGGCAGCAGGAACAATTGACAGCCCTCGATGCTAACGGGAAGCTTAAGTGGGCGTACAAGCTGGCACACGATGTTTCCAACTCCATTCCGGTGGTAGCGAATGACGGAACGATCTATGTAACTGTTCGGGGAGCGATATACGCTATTGATCCCGCAGGAAAGTTGAAATGGAAAAAAGAACTGCCTAATACTGTTGGAAACAGTGTGCCATCAGTAGATGAAGACGGTGTGGTTTACTTTGCTTATGATAATCAGTTGATGGCCTTAAACTCCGATGGTACAGAAAAATGGAAGTTTGCAAGCAAATACGCTATCAATACAAATCAAATAAGCAGAACCGTCATCGATAAAGATGGAGTTGCATATTTCACTGCTGGCGACCAAGGGAATGGAATTCTTTATGCGGTTAGTGATAAAGGTACGAAAAAATGGCATATGGACTTAGCAGGAGTAGCAGGGAATACTCCAGCGATCAATGCTGACGGTACCATTTATGTTTCCACGAGTCGAGGGAAACTCTATGCTATAGGTGCACCAGACAAACAAGAGAAAGTGCTGAAAGGAATTCTGCCTTCCAGCCAAGCAATGGCATTAAAGAAAGGTGAAAAAGGAATTCTCAAAGCAGCAGCTGTTTTTGACAATCTGTCGAGAGAAAACGTAACGGGTTTAAGCTCTTGGGAATCGAGTGACTCGTCGGTCGTGTCCATTTCCGATAAGGGCGTCTTGAAGGCCGGGAAAGAAGGCGTAGCAAGCGTTAAAGTGAAATACAAAGGCTTTGAAAAAACAGTTATAGTGACGGTGAAGGGCATGCTTGTTGATAGCAGCGATCCTTTTTATGGAAAAGAGCAAGCATCGCTGGATGGTCAAACTGCTGAAGCTTTAAATTATTTGAACGAAATGAGAAGAAACCTAGGCTTAGTGGAGTTTCGTCATGATGAAAAACTTAGAAAAGCAGCTCAATCCCATAGCAATTATAAACTGTT
- the neuC gene encoding UDP-N-acetylglucosamine 2-epimerase produces MKKILFLTGTRADYGKIKSLMKQVEIHELFELNIFVTGMHMLSKYGSTWKELEKDGFKNMYHYINQNYNSTMDIALSNTISGLSNYVQEHKPDLIVIHGDRLEALAGAIVGAFNNIRVAHIEGGEVSGTIDESIRHAITKFSHIHFVSNEEAKNRVIQLGESEESIFIIGSPDMDIMVSDNLPSIDEVKSKYDIDFENYAIVMYHPVTTQLEFLASNTKELLDALIESEKKYVVIYPNNDAGSSVILEEYKKLDNNSNFKIFPSMKFEYFLTLLKNSDFMIGNSSAGIRETGLYGVPSIDLGTRQSGRYLIGGEEHIIHVKEDKGSILNAFSQLENIRNFPVNFGDGRSDERFIQILEEIFVSEVDIQKRFIDVSYRM; encoded by the coding sequence ATGAAAAAGATATTATTTTTAACAGGTACAAGAGCTGATTATGGAAAAATTAAGTCTTTAATGAAGCAAGTTGAGATTCATGAATTATTTGAGTTGAATATTTTTGTGACAGGTATGCATATGTTGTCAAAATATGGTTCAACCTGGAAAGAATTAGAAAAAGATGGATTTAAAAATATGTATCATTATATTAATCAAAATTATAATTCAACCATGGATATTGCTTTGAGCAATACGATTTCGGGCTTGAGTAACTACGTACAAGAACATAAGCCGGATTTAATAGTTATTCATGGAGATAGATTAGAGGCTTTAGCGGGTGCTATAGTCGGTGCCTTTAACAATATTAGGGTAGCTCACATCGAAGGCGGAGAAGTTTCAGGTACTATTGACGAATCAATAAGACATGCGATTACCAAGTTTTCTCATATTCACTTTGTAAGTAATGAAGAAGCCAAGAATCGTGTCATTCAATTAGGGGAAAGTGAAGAAAGTATATTTATAATTGGTTCACCCGACATGGATATTATGGTTTCTGATAATTTGCCTTCTATAGATGAAGTAAAAAGCAAGTACGATATAGATTTCGAGAATTATGCAATAGTGATGTATCATCCCGTAACCACTCAACTAGAATTTTTAGCATCAAATACTAAAGAGTTATTGGATGCATTAATCGAATCAGAGAAAAAATACGTTGTAATTTATCCTAATAACGATGCTGGAAGTTCAGTTATTTTAGAAGAGTATAAAAAGCTAGATAACAATTCTAATTTTAAAATATTCCCATCTATGAAATTTGAATATTTTTTAACTTTATTAAAAAATAGTGATTTTATGATAGGAAATTCTAGCGCCGGAATCAGAGAAACGGGTTTATATGGTGTTCCTTCAATAGATCTAGGAACTAGACAAAGTGGCAGGTATCTTATTGGTGGGGAAGAGCACATTATTCATGTCAAGGAAGATAAAGGTAGCATTTTAAATGCCTTTAGTCAGTTAGAAAATATTCGTAATTTTCCTGTTAATTTCGGTGATGGCAGAAGTGATGAAAGATTTATACAAATCCTAGAAGAAATATTCGTAAGTGAAGTTGATATACAAAAAAGGTTTATAGATGTTAGCTATAGGATGTGA
- a CDS encoding flippase, whose translation MKRIFEKNRVNSGDFRSKLIESFFGKASFVIFTMVFSLVCTRLYGAELFGQYTYAFSIVTLLMIFAKAGFDNSLVYYIPKTKQKFISLSFVLNASISLVLVIVSLFFITDDFVRIMLPLIWLVSMEQIFFGIYRASGNIKKYFFINGFVSVLVRIILIIFLYYIFGKSFIGIVIGVYVSFILSNVLYFVQNKTYFKKIEFDKKYLLYSASLVLAAVMGVAMDKIDIIMLGNMTNMKNVGIYQIAIQVANLLFMILVVFDTVFGPQISKLYHSKKIEELRILYIKSTRVLGLIALVFIVILTLTSTMVLQLFGQEFVEAKTALLLRSIGQFVNVAVGSVWLMLAMTGKPRFHIYANLFAFTLNISMNYILIPLYGVNGAAFATMTSMIVVNILGYIMVCNIFKLKVYKFF comes from the coding sequence TTGAAAAGAATATTTGAAAAAAATAGAGTAAATAGTGGAGATTTCAGATCCAAGCTGATTGAATCCTTCTTCGGAAAAGCTTCTTTTGTTATTTTCACAATGGTTTTTTCTTTAGTTTGTACAAGACTATATGGGGCAGAACTGTTCGGTCAGTATACATATGCATTTTCAATAGTAACACTACTGATGATTTTCGCTAAAGCAGGGTTTGATAACAGTTTAGTATACTATATACCTAAAACTAAACAAAAGTTTATAAGTTTAAGTTTTGTTCTTAATGCTTCAATTTCTTTAGTATTAGTAATCGTTTCTCTTTTTTTTATTACTGACGACTTTGTCCGTATTATGTTACCGTTGATTTGGTTAGTCTCGATGGAACAAATATTCTTCGGAATCTATAGAGCTAGTGGAAATATAAAAAAATATTTTTTCATAAACGGCTTTGTTTCAGTTTTGGTAAGAATTATCCTGATAATTTTTTTGTATTACATTTTCGGAAAAAGCTTCATTGGAATAGTAATCGGGGTATACGTTTCCTTTATCTTATCAAATGTATTATATTTTGTGCAAAACAAAACATATTTCAAAAAAATCGAATTCGACAAAAAATATTTATTGTATTCTGCCTCATTAGTACTTGCTGCAGTAATGGGAGTTGCAATGGATAAAATAGATATAATCATGTTGGGAAATATGACAAACATGAAAAATGTAGGAATCTATCAGATAGCGATTCAAGTAGCTAATCTTTTGTTTATGATATTAGTAGTCTTTGATACAGTTTTTGGTCCTCAAATCTCTAAACTCTACCATTCGAAAAAAATAGAAGAGTTGCGAATTTTGTATATTAAATCTACACGCGTACTAGGATTAATAGCTCTAGTCTTTATTGTTATATTAACCCTTACAAGTACGATGGTGTTGCAATTATTTGGACAAGAATTTGTTGAAGCGAAAACTGCGCTACTATTGAGATCTATTGGTCAGTTTGTAAATGTAGCCGTAGGAAGTGTATGGCTAATGCTAGCAATGACCGGCAAGCCTAGGTTCCATATTTATGCTAATTTATTTGCATTTACTTTAAATATTTCGATGAATTATATTCTCATCCCACTTTACGGGGTTAACGGTGCAGCTTTCGCCACAATGACCTCTATGATTGTCGTAAATATACTCGGGTATATTATGGTTTGTAATATTTTTAAACTCAAAGTTTATAAGTTTTTTTAG
- a CDS encoding N-acetylneuraminate synthase family protein: MRKPLIQIKDRKIGVDYKPLVIAEIGINHEGDLNVAKEMVDAAHNAGAEIVKHQTHVVEDEMSKGAKNVIPGNTDVSIYDVMARCALNEEDETTLKEYVESKGMIFLSTPFSRAAAERLERMGVSAYKIGSGECNNYPLIELIASYGKPMIVSTGMNDIESVRKTVEILEKYNVQYCLLHCTNIYPTPASLVRLGGMQELQKTFPNAVIGLSDHTINNNACLAATALGASVLERHFTDSMDRPGPDIVCSMDPTSLSELIQGSAEIAEMRGGKKEAAAEEKVTSDFAFSTIVAIQDIKAGDTLSEKNIWAKRPGTGEIKAEHYTTLLGKKATIDIEADEHLKWDNIEE, from the coding sequence ATGAGAAAACCATTGATTCAAATAAAAGATAGAAAAATAGGAGTCGATTACAAACCATTAGTTATTGCAGAAATAGGTATAAATCATGAAGGAGATTTGAACGTTGCTAAAGAAATGGTGGATGCTGCTCACAATGCAGGAGCAGAAATAGTCAAACACCAAACACATGTAGTTGAAGACGAAATGAGTAAAGGTGCAAAAAATGTTATTCCTGGTAATACCGATGTTTCGATTTATGACGTAATGGCTAGATGTGCCTTAAATGAAGAAGATGAAACGACTTTGAAAGAATATGTTGAGTCAAAAGGAATGATTTTCCTGAGCACTCCATTTTCTAGAGCTGCTGCTGAAAGGTTGGAAAGAATGGGCGTCTCAGCTTATAAAATTGGATCGGGTGAATGTAATAACTATCCATTAATTGAGTTGATCGCTTCTTATGGTAAACCTATGATTGTATCAACCGGTATGAATGATATTGAAAGCGTCAGAAAAACTGTAGAAATTTTAGAAAAGTATAATGTTCAGTATTGCTTGTTGCACTGCACAAATATTTATCCAACACCTGCTTCACTTGTAAGATTGGGTGGTATGCAAGAACTCCAGAAAACCTTTCCAAATGCAGTAATTGGGTTATCCGATCATACTATTAATAATAATGCGTGCTTAGCGGCAACAGCTTTAGGAGCGTCGGTATTAGAAAGACACTTTACTGATTCGATGGACCGCCCAGGCCCTGATATTGTTTGTTCTATGGATCCGACTTCTTTATCAGAGTTGATCCAGGGAAGTGCGGAAATTGCAGAAATGCGTGGAGGTAAGAAAGAAGCGGCGGCTGAAGAGAAGGTAACTAGTGACTTTGCATTTTCAACAATTGTGGCCATACAAGATATTAAAGCAGGGGATACATTAAGTGAAAAAAATATTTGGGCAAAAAGACCAGGCACTGGAGAAATCAAAGCAGAGCACTATACTACTTTACTTGGGAAGAAAGCAACAATAGATATTGAAGCCGATGAACATCTGAAGTGGGATAACATAGAAGAGTGA
- a CDS encoding acylneuraminate cytidylyltransferase family protein: protein MYKEKTFLAIIPARGGSKGIPNKNIVQVNGKPLIEYTFDEVKKSKYLDRVIVSTDSEKIKNVAIDNNIEVPFLRPANLAADTSKTIDSIIYTLENLQSSKQTYDYIVILQPTQPLRRHWHIDEAIEKIINTNEESLVSVSEVNEHPILMRTLTKEGILERLLDTGSTVRRQDFSKVYKVNGAIYINKNNINYTVNSSLNDNKSAYIMAKEYDIDIDDLFDLNVFSLRLKD from the coding sequence ATGTATAAAGAAAAAACTTTTCTAGCTATTATCCCTGCACGCGGTGGTAGTAAAGGAATCCCAAATAAAAATATTGTTCAAGTAAATGGGAAACCTCTCATTGAATATACTTTTGATGAGGTAAAGAAGTCAAAATATCTTGACAGAGTAATCGTTTCAACAGACAGTGAAAAAATAAAAAACGTTGCGATAGATAATAACATAGAAGTTCCCTTTTTAAGACCAGCAAATTTGGCAGCAGATACCTCTAAAACTATTGATTCCATCATCTACACTTTAGAAAATCTGCAGAGTTCTAAACAAACCTATGATTATATTGTCATTTTGCAACCAACGCAGCCTTTGAGAAGACATTGGCATATAGACGAAGCTATCGAAAAAATTATTAATACTAATGAAGAAAGTTTGGTCAGTGTATCGGAAGTAAATGAACATCCTATCTTGATGAGAACCCTCACTAAAGAAGGAATATTAGAAAGGTTGCTTGATACTGGAAGTACAGTTAGAAGACAGGATTTTTCAAAAGTATATAAAGTAAATGGTGCAATTTATATTAACAAAAATAATATTAATTACACGGTAAATAGTAGCTTGAATGACAATAAATCAGCATATATAATGGCTAAAGAATATGATATTGATATCGATGATTTATTTGATTTAAATGTTTTTAGTTTGCGGTTAAAGGATTAA
- a CDS encoding DUF4422 domain-containing protein, with product MSDIKILVATHKKYAMPMDDIYLPIHVGKEGKEDIGFQGDNTGENISNKNSNYCELTGLYWAWKNLDCEYIGMSHYRRYFTTQNTLKRLFGKREKIETILNKEEILEYCKKFDVILPVKRNYYIETVWSHYGNAHYIKDLEETKKIIEEIYPSYTDSFNTVVNRKKIYLYNMFVMKKSWFDEYSEWLFNILFELEKRTDMTGYDKYQQRIYGFISERLFNVWLEEKTNKVKELNVYNLEGTEWLGKVRKFILRKLVGQKSERRKLVK from the coding sequence ATGTCTGATATAAAAATATTAGTAGCTACGCACAAAAAATATGCCATGCCTATGGATGATATATACTTGCCCATACATGTAGGTAAAGAAGGCAAAGAGGATATTGGGTTCCAAGGTGATAATACAGGAGAAAACATATCTAATAAAAATTCTAATTACTGTGAGCTAACAGGACTTTACTGGGCTTGGAAAAACCTTGATTGCGAGTATATTGGTATGAGTCACTACAGGAGATATTTCACAACCCAAAACACTTTAAAGCGGTTGTTTGGAAAAAGAGAAAAAATAGAGACGATATTGAATAAGGAAGAAATTTTGGAGTATTGCAAAAAATTCGATGTTATTTTGCCTGTGAAAAGAAATTATTATATAGAAACTGTATGGTCACATTACGGTAATGCACATTATATAAAAGACCTTGAAGAAACTAAAAAGATCATTGAAGAAATTTATCCTTCATATACAGACAGCTTTAACACGGTAGTAAATAGGAAGAAAATATATTTATATAATATGTTTGTAATGAAAAAAAGTTGGTTCGACGAATACTCAGAGTGGTTATTTAATATCTTATTCGAATTAGAAAAACGTACTGATATGACAGGATATGACAAGTATCAACAGAGGATTTACGGATTTATCAGTGAGAGATTGTTTAACGTTTGGTTAGAGGAAAAAACGAATAAAGTAAAAGAATTAAATGTTTATAATTTAGAAGGTACAGAATGGTTAGGGAAAGTTAGAAAATTCATTTTGAGAAAATTGGTAGGGCAGAAAAGTGAAAGAAGAAAATTAGTTAAATGA
- a CDS encoding sugar transferase, with the protein MRTEESGIIFSASEPKSELANITIWYILAKRALDIIGSIVGLIVLLIVILPLSFFYTVGSNRGPMFFKQERIGQKGNVFYIYKFRSMVTNAEEVLRKDIKLYEKYVNSSYKLEPEEDPRITAFGRFIRKTSLDELPQFLNVLKGDMSLVGPRPIVQVELDEYQEKKELFLSAKPGITGHWQTCGRSNINYPERVDIELHYMYSQSFWMDIKILFKTVIQVLMRKGAY; encoded by the coding sequence TTGAGAACAGAAGAATCTGGAATTATATTTAGCGCTTCAGAACCAAAAAGTGAACTAGCCAATATTACTATTTGGTATATTTTAGCAAAGCGTGCACTTGATATTATCGGTTCTATAGTAGGATTAATAGTATTATTAATAGTTATTCTTCCCTTATCTTTCTTTTATACAGTGGGTAGTAATAGAGGCCCAATGTTTTTTAAACAAGAGCGAATTGGGCAAAAAGGAAATGTTTTTTATATCTATAAATTTCGTTCAATGGTTACTAACGCAGAAGAAGTATTGAGAAAAGATATTAAATTATATGAAAAGTATGTAAATAGCAGTTATAAATTAGAGCCTGAAGAAGATCCGAGAATAACTGCTTTTGGTAGATTTATTAGAAAAACGAGTTTAGATGAGTTGCCACAGTTTTTAAATGTACTAAAGGGGGACATGAGTCTGGTTGGACCAAGACCCATTGTGCAAGTCGAATTAGATGAGTATCAAGAAAAAAAAGAATTGTTTTTATCTGCAAAACCGGGAATAACAGGGCATTGGCAAACATGCGGAAGAAGCAATATTAATTATCCAGAGCGTGTCGATATAGAATTGCATTATATGTATAGTCAATCTTTTTGGATGGATATTAAAATTCTATTCAAAACAGTTATCCAAGTGTTAATGAGAAAAGGTGCATACTGA
- a CDS encoding polysialyltransferase family glycosyltransferase, which translates to MCEKKLFLCRSYYHIFISLNILINSESKGTIICVDSELKTEEIKKMRSKINVLFEGIELELITNSKKSYNEILNSNFYEEIYFFHWVIYKKPEYDFYRVFRKKGINLIEDGTTHYGVYQNDVKTKKKYVKSIVNLMLFGKQDFVLNNNVKQVLATYPEKFPSFVNWKISNLVLSDLKDTEKNKIIKLFGLEDFKVIIPEQKMVIIFTQPLSEDGYLVETEKISLYSDIVTKYTRENYKVFFKQHPREKTTYNFDDVVIVKKDFPGEVLNYLDLDFDKAIAVCSGVIDNIKATEKIQLYPDFFSTYKKMN; encoded by the coding sequence ATGTGTGAAAAAAAACTTTTTTTGTGTAGATCCTATTATCATATTTTTATATCTTTAAATATTCTTATTAACTCGGAAAGTAAAGGAACGATTATCTGTGTTGATTCAGAATTAAAAACAGAAGAAATAAAAAAAATGAGAAGTAAAATAAATGTTCTTTTTGAAGGTATTGAATTAGAGTTAATTACAAATAGTAAGAAAAGTTATAATGAAATTTTAAATTCAAATTTCTATGAAGAAATATACTTCTTTCACTGGGTTATTTACAAAAAACCAGAATATGATTTTTACCGAGTATTTAGAAAGAAAGGTATTAACTTAATAGAGGATGGCACAACACATTACGGCGTATACCAAAATGATGTAAAAACCAAAAAAAAATACGTTAAAAGCATTGTTAATTTAATGCTATTTGGCAAGCAAGATTTTGTGTTGAATAATAATGTCAAGCAAGTTTTAGCAACCTATCCTGAAAAATTCCCCTCATTTGTGAACTGGAAAATATCTAACTTAGTATTAAGTGATTTAAAGGATACCGAAAAAAACAAAATTATTAAATTGTTTGGGCTCGAAGATTTTAAAGTAATCATCCCTGAACAAAAGATGGTAATTATATTTACTCAGCCTTTATCAGAAGATGGATACCTCGTTGAAACGGAAAAAATTAGTTTATATAGTGATATAGTCACTAAATATACCCGTGAAAATTATAAAGTTTTCTTTAAACAGCACCCTAGAGAAAAAACAACCTATAATTTTGATGACGTTGTTATAGTAAAAAAAGATTTTCCGGGCGAAGTGTTGAATTACCTAGACCTTGACTTCGATAAAGCAATAGCAGTATGTAGTGGGGTAATTGACAATATAAAGGCAACAGAAAAGATACAGTTATATCCCGATTTCTTCAGTACATATAAAAAAATGAATTAA